The Setaria viridis chromosome 6, Setaria_viridis_v4.0, whole genome shotgun sequence genome includes the window CAAACTGGTTTGGCTAGGTGTTAAAAGGTGTGATTTGATCTGGTATAGCAAAAGTAAGGGGTTAAGTAAACCCTTTTGtagtttagggggttatttggaCTTAGCCTATACTTGAGGGTAGTAAATTGGACTTTTTCCTATGGTATTTTTTTTCTGAGGTTAAGCATTTCGTCAATGTGCTGTATTTGTGTTGGTAACACACCCAACTATACTGTGCAGGTAACTGATGTTGCTGATGCTATGATTCTAAACCGGCTGTTCAGACAATTGTTCAGTAAAGGCGTTGTACGTAGCTACCATTTTCTTCCACTTTCTGGAGTGACTAAAATTCTCAGGTTATCTATACAATACATCAACTTTTGACATGGATTTATTTGCATCTCTTGTGCTCAGATTCTTGTTTCGACTTCTAACCGCGCTCCAGATAAGCTTTATGAAGGTGGCTTACAGCGGGATCTTTTCTTGCCTTTCATTGACACCTTGAAAGTGAGTTGTTTTGCATTTATTTATTTCTCTGGGCTGTCAGTAGAAGTTCAATATGCTAGTATGGTTTTGTTTACTTTTATGGACCATTGCAGGAAAGGTGCATTGCGCATCCCATTGGATCTGCAGTGGACTATCGTCAGTTGGGTTCTGTATGTGACCAGCTAGCTAGTAGTGTCAGTTTGGTTTCTTCTgcccatttcctttttcttacaTCTTTGAACTGATGTCTGAGCAGGCTAAGCAAGGTTTCTATTTCGTTGGCAAACATTACAGTACGCTTCTGAAACAGAAGCTCCAATCTTTAATTGGAGATGAGGAACCCAGCCCACAAACTGTTGAAGTAATTATGGGAAGGAAATTACAGGTCTGGTAGAAGTACCCAAAAGCTACTCTCTAGAACATATTTTTGTTATTACTACTTAACCATGACTTTGCAGGTTCCCCTGGGAGCAAATGGTTGTGCATATTTTCCATTTGAAGATCTTTGTGACAGACCTTTAGGTGCAGCAGATTATTTTGGACTCTTCAGTAAGTATATTGCTGCAATGTAATTTCTAGTATTTGGATTCTGAAATTTACTCGACATAACCTTGCTGATACCCAATCATTGTTGTGCAGAAAAATTTCACACCCTGGCACTCGATGGTGTTCCAAAGTTTGGATCTAGTAACAGAACAGCAGCTTATCGGTTTGTCACACTGGTTGATGTATGATCCTTGTTACGTTCCACTTATTATGTTCAAATCCATCCATAAAAACTCAGCATTTAATCCGATTATATGCAGTGGTCCGTCATAGTTAGAAATTATACTCGAATGTAAACAACAGAAATGCATTTCCCCTCAATCTGATTTCTGAAAAAACTCCGGTGATAGATTTTGCACACTGCAGCCTACGCTTTGCTTATCTCCAAATAATGGTGATTTCTCAGGTTATGTATGAGAACAAAGCAAGGCTGTTGTGTACAGCAGAAGCTGGACCAATAGAACTGTTTGAGAATATCGTGACTGTTGCTGAAGCACACAAGGTTTCACCAAGGTCATCACGCTCACAGAAAAGCGATGATCCCGATCTATGTGTGGATAACGAGCTTGGATTTGCCAAGGATCGTACTATTAGCAGGTAACCGGAAATGGGTGCACTTTTAAGTTTCCTGCAGGCTGCAGATTTCATATTAGTGCTCTGCCTGCCATGTCAATACAACTGATGCTGTGCTATGCTTCTTTGCTTTTGCAGGTTGACAGAGATCAATAGTAGAGAATACTTGGAGGGCTTCGAAGCTAGGTTGcttcaacagcagcagcagccattgCAAGGCGTAGATAATGGTGCTGATATTGTACTAGCATAAGTGGCAACATCACTGTTTGCCTCATTTGAAATGATCTTGTATTCGCCCCACTTGGCTTACATAGGCAACAGAAAAGCTCTGCTTTTCCAACAGTGAAGCATGTAAATGTGCAATA containing:
- the LOC117860466 gene encoding uncharacterized protein isoform X2, encoding MRSVVRSLRQLRRFTQHHAESHSSTTRLIRQQNTLIMCSSTSRSLSTLHRSGEITRFASPCVDLMRSMFSTVAADSIKDIGRGGPMVEYERRIASGELVDGDSFQVDTIQQLQRLYEELIENEEDCQLDRYKSSEKSGRSRWLWSRLIAQPSTYAPVKGLYLYGGVGTGKTMLMDLFYEQLPSNWRKKRIHFHDFMLNVHSRLQVTDVADAMILNRLFRQLFSKGVILVSTSNRAPDKLYEGGLQRDLFLPFIDTLKERCIAHPIGSAVDYRQLGSAKQGFYFVGKHYSTLLKQKLQSLIGDEEPSPQTVEVIMGRKLQVPLGANGCAYFPFEDLCDRPLGAADYFGLFKKFHTLALDGVPKFGSSNRTAAYRFVTLVDVMYENKARLLCTAEAGPIELFENIVTVAEAHKVSPRSSRSQKSDDPDLCVDNELGFAKDRTISRLTEINSREYLEGFEARLLQQQQQPLQGVDNGADIVLA
- the LOC117860466 gene encoding uncharacterized protein isoform X1; this encodes MRSVVRSLRQLRRFTQHHAESHSSTTRLIRQQNTLIMCSSTSRSLSTLHRSGEITRFASPCVDLMRSMFSTVAADSIKDIGRGGPMVEYERRIASGELVDGDSFQVDTIQQLQRLYEELIENEEDCQLDRYKSSEKSGRSRWLWSRLIAQPSTYAPVKGLYLYGGVGTGKTMLMDLFYEQLPSNWRKKRIHFHDFMLNVHSRLQMHKGVSDPLDVVAAEISDEAIILCLDEFMVTDVADAMILNRLFRQLFSKGVILVSTSNRAPDKLYEGGLQRDLFLPFIDTLKERCIAHPIGSAVDYRQLGSAKQGFYFVGKHYSTLLKQKLQSLIGDEEPSPQTVEVIMGRKLQVPLGANGCAYFPFEDLCDRPLGAADYFGLFKKFHTLALDGVPKFGSSNRTAAYRFVTLVDVMYENKARLLCTAEAGPIELFENIVTVAEAHKVSPRSSRSQKSDDPDLCVDNELGFAKDRTISRLTEINSREYLEGFEARLLQQQQQPLQGVDNGADIVLA